The sequence GCGGTCCAGTTCCGCTGCGAAGCCGGGCAGGTCCTCGTGCTCGCGGCGCGCGTGATCGGCGTACTGCGGCGGTACGGGCAGGGCGGTGCGGCCGTTCCCGTCGGTGGCTTCCGCGTAGAGGACGGCGAGTTCGTCGGCCACGGTCTCCAGTGAGGCCCCGTCCACGGCGATGTGGTGGAACGTCAGCAGCAGGGTGTGGTCCTGCGGGCCGTGGCGCAGGACCAGCGCCCGTACGGCGTCGCCCGCGGCGAGGTCGAACGGCCGGGCCGTCTCGCGCCGCAGCAGCCCCGGGGCGTTCGCCGGGTCGGTGTCGACGACGTGTACGGGGACCGTCCGTGGCGTCGGGAGGACCTCCTGGTGGGGCTCGCCGTCGCGCTCCGCGTAGCGGGTGCGCAGGATGGCGTGCCGGGCCACCAGCCGGGTGAGGGCGGTGGCGAGGGCGGCCACGTCGAACGGGCCGCGCACCCGGGTGGCGAACGGTACGTGATACGAGTCGCCCGCTCCGCCGAGCCGTTCCATCAGCCACATGCGCCGCTGGGCGCGGGACAGGGGGACGACGCCCGCCGCCGGCCGGGCGGCGGTTCCGGATGCGGCGGCGTCCTGCGCTGCGTGACCGTCGTCGACGGCGCCCGCGGCTGCGGTGGGCCCGTCCGTCGTCCGCCGGGCTTTCCCGGAGCGGGCCCGGCGCAGCAGCTCCTGCTGGAGCTGCTCCTTGCGGTTGCGGGCCGCGGAGTCGGTGTCAGTGGACATCGCTGTGCTCCGGGGTCTCGGGGTGGAGGTCTTCGTGCGCGGCCATCAGGACGCGTTCGACCAGCGCGGCCTGCGCGGCGACGGTCGGGGCGGCGAAGAAGTCGGCGAGGGAGAGTTCCACTCCGAGCTCCTCGCGGAGGTCGTCGGTGACGGCGAGGGCGAGGAGAGAGTGGCCGCCGATGAGGAGGAACTCGTCGTCGGCGCGGGTGACCTCGATGCCCAGTGCCTGGCTCCACACCTCGGCGACGGCCTGTTCCAGTGGTGTCATCCGGGCCGCCGGCGCGTCGGCGGCCCGGCTCTCGATGGCGTGCGCGCGCCCGGAGAGGGCACGCCGGTCGACCTTGCCGGCCGGGGTGAGGGGCAGCCGCTCCAGCACGGTGACCGTGTCGGGGACGAGATGGCCCGGCAGGACGGCGGTGAGCCGCTCGCGCAGCGCCGTGCCGTGCGGGACGGGGCCGGGCGCGGCGACGACGAACGCGACGAGGCGCGCCTCGGGGGTGCCGGCGCCGTCGACGGTGACGGCGGCGTCGTCCACGTCCGGCTGCTCGCGGAGGGCGTGTTCGACCTCGGCGGGTTCGATGCGGAAGCCGCGCACCTTGACCTGGTCGTCGTTGCGGCCGTGGAACTGGAGGATGCCGTCGGTCCGGAGGGAGACGATGTCGCCCGTACGGTAGAGCCGCCCGGTGGCGGCCCGCTCGACGAACCGCTCGGCGGTCAGTTCGGGCAGGCCTGTGTACCCGTGGGCGAGCCGGCTGCCGCCGATCCACAGCTCGCCCCGGTCGCCGTCGTCCACCGGGTGACCGTCGGCGTCCAGGACGTGCGCCGTGGCCCCGGCCATGGGCCGGCCGATCGGGACGGGCCCCTCGCAGTCCCGTGCGGTGACCCGGTGGGCGGTCGCGAAGGTGGTCGTCTCGGTGGGCCCGTAGCCGTTGACGAGTTCCAGCCAGGGGAAGGCGGTGAGCACCTCGCGGGCTTGTGCGGCGGCCATCGCCTCGCCGCCCACGACGACCGAGCGGAGCTGGGCGAAGACGCGGGAGCGGCGGGCGGCGAGCTGGTGGAAGAGGGCCGTCGTGAAGAACGCCACCGTCACGCCGTGCCGCTCCACGTGCTGGGCCAGATCCTCCAGGGAGGGCCGCTGCTCGGTGCAGACGACGACGGCCGCGCCGTTGGCGAGCGCGACCCAGACCTCGAACGTCGAGGCGTCGAAGGTCATCGGGGAGTGGAACAGGACGCGGTCGCGGCCGGAGACGGTGACGTAGTCCGGTGCGGTGACCAGCTCGGCGATGGCCCCGTGCGGCACGAGGACGCCCTTGGGCCGACCGGTGGAACCGGAGGTGAACATGATGAAGGCCGGGCTGTCGGGGTCGGACGCGTCGAGCGGCCGACCGGTCGTCAGCGGAGCCTCGGGCAGGGCGAGGACGGGGCCGGGCAGGGTG comes from Streptomyces virginiae and encodes:
- a CDS encoding non-ribosomal peptide synthetase → MTTVTPLPADPARGTPVPPPDAATTAPVRPSAPATALPALVERHAERTPDALAVVDGDTTLTYGRLLGAGRALAAYLREHGVVRGDRVALLTARSSRTIVAQLGLWLAGAVCVPLDPAQPRPRTEAMIADAEVTLTVGDAKLLDAATLPGPVLALPEAPLTTGRPLDASDPDSPAFIMFTSGSTGRPKGVLVPHGAIAELVTAPDYVTVSGRDRVLFHSPMTFDASTFEVWVALANGAAVVVCTEQRPSLEDLAQHVERHGVTVAFFTTALFHQLAARRSRVFAQLRSVVVGGEAMAAAQAREVLTAFPWLELVNGYGPTETTTFATAHRVTARDCEGPVPIGRPMAGATAHVLDADGHPVDDGDRGELWIGGSRLAHGYTGLPELTAERFVERAATGRLYRTGDIVSLRTDGILQFHGRNDDQVKVRGFRIEPAEVEHALREQPDVDDAAVTVDGAGTPEARLVAFVVAAPGPVPHGTALRERLTAVLPGHLVPDTVTVLERLPLTPAGKVDRRALSGRAHAIESRAADAPAARMTPLEQAVAEVWSQALGIEVTRADDEFLLIGGHSLLALAVTDDLREELGVELSLADFFAAPTVAAQAALVERVLMAAHEDLHPETPEHSDVH